CGAGGTGTTTTCGGCCGACGATAAAAGTAAAACACCGCAGCGGACAGGCGGAGACCAGCCGTCGCGCAAGAGCGGCGCGGCGCCTCAGGCTGACCGCAACATTGGCGATGCATTGCGTCGCGTCTATCAGGATGCCGCCAGCGAGGATGTTCCCGACGACCTGCTCGACCTGCTCCGCAAGCTCGATTAATCTTGGGCCCGATGGAGGGGGATGAGCTTACGCGCCGCACCAGCGCCAGCCCCTTGGCGGCGGTTGCGCGGATGCCGACCGGTGCCAAGGTTTTCCTGATTTTAAGCGGTGCGCTGTTGCCGCTCGCGCTGATCGCCTTTCTCGCCTCGCTGCAAACCACCCGCATCGCCGATCAGGAAGTTCGCGCGCGTCTGCGCATCGCGATCGGCGAGTCCGCACGCTCGCTTCGCGGCGAGCTTGCGTGGGAATTGCGCGAAGTGCGCAGCGCGCTCCCGGCAACACCCAGCGAAGCACCCAATTGCGGTCGCCTCGCCGGCCTGTTCGAACCTCTAGCGCCGGAGGGTATTCGTTATGCGGTGCTCGACCCGTCGAAACGACTGATCTGCGGGCAGCCCCTGCCCTCGGTCGCCTCAGCAGGTGGTGCTTCTGACACGGTTCCGATTCGCCTGATCCCCGGCACCGGGGCGCAGATCGAGGTGACGGGCGCTGCGGGTCACGTTGCGCGTGCCTTTTTCCCCACCGATTTCCTCGCAAAGTCTGCCGCACCGACCGGTATGACGGGGGAGTTCGGCATGGAACTGCTCAGCGCGGATCGTTCGCTGGTCCTGCGCGAACTCAATGCCCCCACCCTGCTCGCGCGGACCGAGACCCAGGTCGTCGATCTGGATATCGAGAATCTGGGATTGCAAATGACGGTCCCCAGCGCGCCGGTCACCTCTTCCGCGATCATCGCCGCACTGTCGCCCTTCCTGATGTGGTTCCTCGCCGCCGCGATCGCCTGGTTCGTGGTCGATCGACTGCTGATCCGCCCGCTGCGGCGGCTGCGCACCACCGTCGGCGCCTATCAACCGGGCGAAGTGATCGACCCCGTAGCGGGCAGCGACATTCCCGCGCAGGAAATCCGCGCGCTGGGCGACACGTTCCGGGAACTGAGTCGCACCGTGCAACTGCACGAGCGCGACCTGGCGGAAGGTCTTTCCCGCCAGACCAAGCTGACTCGCGAGGTGCATCACCGGGTCAAGAACAACCTTCAGGTGATCGCCAGCCTCATCAATTTCCACGCCCGCGTCGCCGCCGAACCGGGCGCGCTGGAGGCATATGCGTCGATCCAGCGCCGGGTCGACGCCCTCGCCGTCGTCCACCGCCACCATTATGCCGGGTTCGAGGATACGCGCGGGATCGAGATCCGGGCCGTAATCGGCGAGCTTGCGTCCAACATCCGCGCCACCGCGCCTCAGGGCAATGCCGTCGGCATCCTGCTCAATATCGAACCGCTGCTTGTGTCACAGGACGCGGCAGTCGCGATCTCGTTCCTGATTACCGAGATCGTCGAGCTGGCGATGCAGGCGTCGCCCGGCCCGCAGATCAACATCTCGACCCAGACCGACCCCGCGACGCCGGAAAGCGCGACGCTGCGCATCAGTTCGGCTGCGCTCGCCGACTCCTCCGAATTCGCTGCACTATACGAGCACCGCTACGGTCGCGTCATCGGCGGGCTGGTGCGGCAGCTCCGCTCACATCTGCATCACGACCCGATGATCGGCGCGTTCGAACTCGCCGTAGCCATCACCGGGCGCACCTGAAAAAATATTCGAAAAATCGTGCAGCGCGCGGAACCCCGGATCGGGTTCGCCGTTTTACACTTCGGATAGTGACCTTTTGCCCCCCGCTCTCGCTATCCACGACACAGGCCCGGAAGCGTCAACCCCTCCCCCCCGGTGACGCTTTCGGGCCTTATTCGTCTCGGCGACATCACCCAACCCGTTCGAATCACACGCGGAACGAACCCGCGCGCCGTGCATTAGTCCTGCGCAACAGCGCGATTTGGAGAAGAGTGATGCGCAAGATTTTGACCCTGGCGATGCTCGCGAGCGGCCTCGCCCTGTCGGCATGCAACACGATCGAAGGCGTTGGCCGCGACGTATCCTCCGCAGGCGAAACGGTCGCGAAAACCGCCGACGGCGCCAAATAAGCCGAAGCTTACCCTATCCCTCACCTGCGGCGGCTTCGGCCGCCGCTTCCTTTCACGCCGCCTGCGGGTGAACCAGATCGCCACCAGTGACAGGAAATAGAGCCCGCACAGCGGCCCCGCGAGCAACAATTGTGATCCGATATCCGGCGGAGTCAGCACAGCGGCGATCGCAAAGGCGGCAACAACAGCGTAGCGCCAGGCCGATTTGAGCTGTTCATAGGTGACGATACCCGCCCGCTCGAGCAGCATCAGCAGCACCGGCAGCAGGAACGAGATGCCGAACGCGAAGATGAACTGCATCACGAAGTCGAGATAATTGCCGACGGCTGGCAGCGCTTCCTGCGTCACCCCGCCGCCCAGATCGCCTTCCAGACCGAGCAAGAAGTTGAGCGCCACCGGGATTGCGAAATAATAGGCCAGCGCCGCGCCCGACCCGAACAGCACCGGCGTCGCCAGCAGGAACGGCAGCAGCGCGCGCTTTTCCTTGCGGTACAGCCCCGGCGCGACGAACTGCCACAGCTGGTTTGCGATGATCGGGAAGGACAGCATCAGCGCGCCGAAAAATCCGACCTTGATCTGCACCATGAACGCTTCGAAAATCTGGGTAAAGATCAGCTTGTCCTGTCCCGCCGCCGCCAGCGGATGGACCAGGAAACCGAAGATCGGCTTGGCAAAATAGAAGCACAGGATGAAGGTCGCGACCAACGCCATCACGCAATAGAGCAATCGGCGACGCAGCTCGATCAGATGGTCGAGCAAGGGCGCTTCGGTGTTGGCCAGTTCGTCGCTGTCGCTCACGACTCCGCCTTCTTCTTGCGCGGCGTGCGGGGTTTGCGGGCGGGCGTGGCCACCGG
The genomic region above belongs to Sphingomonas sp. J315 and contains:
- a CDS encoding sensor histidine kinase, with the protein product MEGDELTRRTSASPLAAVARMPTGAKVFLILSGALLPLALIAFLASLQTTRIADQEVRARLRIAIGESARSLRGELAWELREVRSALPATPSEAPNCGRLAGLFEPLAPEGIRYAVLDPSKRLICGQPLPSVASAGGASDTVPIRLIPGTGAQIEVTGAAGHVARAFFPTDFLAKSAAPTGMTGEFGMELLSADRSLVLRELNAPTLLARTETQVVDLDIENLGLQMTVPSAPVTSSAIIAALSPFLMWFLAAAIAWFVVDRLLIRPLRRLRTTVGAYQPGEVIDPVAGSDIPAQEIRALGDTFRELSRTVQLHERDLAEGLSRQTKLTREVHHRVKNNLQVIASLINFHARVAAEPGALEAYASIQRRVDALAVVHRHHYAGFEDTRGIEIRAVIGELASNIRATAPQGNAVGILLNIEPLLVSQDAAVAISFLITEIVELAMQASPGPQINISTQTDPATPESATLRISSAALADSSEFAALYEHRYGRVIGGLVRQLRSHLHHDPMIGAFELAVAITGRT
- a CDS encoding entericidin A/B family lipoprotein, which gives rise to MRKILTLAMLASGLALSACNTIEGVGRDVSSAGETVAKTADGAK
- a CDS encoding NepR family anti-sigma factor yields the protein MEQTSLGLVSSPLHDHDVVQSATCSRVSFCASAHDPGNQGDEVFSADDKSKTPQRTGGDQPSRKSGAAPQADRNIGDALRRVYQDAASEDVPDDLLDLLRKLD